The Deinococcus cellulosilyticus NBRC 106333 = KACC 11606 region TGAGCACACAGCTGGAAAAAGACGTTCTTTTACTGGAGGGGATCAAGACTTTTTATGGCTCTTAAAACCATCATGCTGATGGGGTGCACCTCGGATGCAGGGAAGTCCTTCCTGACGGCTGCCCTGTGCCGGTATTACGCCAATCAGGGGTACCGGGTGCGCCCCTTCAAAGCCCAGAACATGAGCAACTTCGCTGCTGTGACCCGGGACGGTCTGGAGATGGGCCGTGCCCAGTACCTGCAGGCCATTGCTGCCAGAGCTTTGCCAGACGTCAGGATGAATCCCGTACTCCTCAAACCCATGGCGGACACCCGCAGTGCAGTCATCGTGATGGGACGTCCCGATGCTGAAATTTCTGCTTTGCCCTGGTTTGATCGCAAGCCCAGGCTGTGGGGGGTGGTGCAAGAAGCCCTGCACAGTCTGCAACAGGAAGCCGAAATTCTGGTGATTGAGGGGGCAGGGAGCCCTGCCGAGATCAACCTCAAAAAGAGCGATATTGTGAACATGCGGGTGGCAAAAGAGGCCCAGGCAGACGTGTATCTGGTGGCTGACATTGATAAAGGTGGGGCGTTTGCCCACCTGCTTGGGACCTGGATGTGCCTGGATGAGGATGAAAAAAAGCTGGTCAAAGGGTTCATCCTGAACAAGTTCCGAGGGGACAAAACACTCCTGAGAGAGGCCCCGATGTGGCTTGAGGAGCAGACCGGAATTCCTGTGGTGGCCATTGTGGACATGCTGCCTCACAGGCTTCCCGAGGAGGACACCCTGCATTACCGGGCAGAGCCAAAATTCGGTATGAAAAACATCGCCCTGCTGTGTTATCCCTTTGCCAGCAATCTGGATGAGTTTGATCCTCTGATCCATCAGCCTGGCCTTCAGGTGGTGCCCCTGCGTGAAGTGCGGAATCTGGAGGTCTTTGATGCCCTGATCCTGCCCGGCTCACGCAACACGGCAGAATCCATGCGCTGGCTGAACAGCACAGGATGGAGCGCACAGATTCAGAACTTTGCTGCCCAGCAGAAACCCATTCTGGGGATCTGTGGTGGCTTGCAGTTGCTGGGCCGTCAGATTCTGGACCCTGCGCACCTGGAGAGCGGAGACATGGCTGGACTGGGTCTTCTGGATCTGGAGACCACCCTGGACCCGGACAAGACCACCTTGCAGACCACAGTGGAGCATGAGGGGCAACCTCTCTCTGGCTATGAGATCCATCATGGAGTGACCCGCAGCCTCGGGGCCAGTCCCTGGTTGCCTCAGAACCTGGGGTGGCAGCAGGGTCAGGTCAGAGGAGCATATTTGCATGGGCTCTTCGAAAATCGACACTTTGTTCAGGATTTTTTGAACATCCTGAACATTCAGGCTGAAGTTCTGGACTGGCAGACAGAAACAGAGCAGGAACTGACCAGAATTGCGGTACAGGTGGTCAAAGACTCTGGCTGGGAGCGGGTTTTGACCTGATTGTGCATGATTTTTCGCACAGAATGTCAGAACCCGCAGGACAAAAGTCCAAAAAATGCATGAAATCCTGCTAGACGTTCAGTGATTTTGGGCTTGACTGCACAAATTGAATATGCAATCTGCAAAGAGGGCTACTCTGAAATCATGACGCGCCTTCTTCCCCTGCTCGTGTTGCTCAGCAGCCCCGCCCTGGCTGCAAGTGGCAAGATCGATACGGGAGACACGGCCTGGGTGCTCGCCTCAAGCGCCCTCGTGCTCCTGATGACGCCCGGACTGGCCCTCTTCTATGGAGGTCTGGTTTCCACCCGCAGTGTGCTGAACACCATGATGATGAGTTTTGCCGCCATTGCCATCGTGTCGGTGCTGTGGATCTTCTTTGGTTACAGCCTGGCTTTCGGTGAAGGCTCCTGGATCGGCAACCTTTCCCATGTCGGTCTGCAGGGCCTGGACAACCAGGTCTGGGGAACCATCCCCGAGTACGTTTTTGTGCTCTTCCAGACCGGATTTGCCATCATCACCCCTGCATTGATCAGTGGCGCAGTGGTGGAGCGCATGCGCTTTGGTGCCTACCTGCTTTTCATCACCCTCTGGAGCATTCTGGTGTACATCCCCCTGGTGCACTGGCTCTGGACCCCCGATGGATGGCTGGCGAAACTTGGCGTGCTGGATTTTGCTGGAGGCCTGCCCATTGAGGTGGCCTGTGGATTCTCTGGTCTGGTGGCTGCAATGGTGGTGGGTGGCCGCATGGGCTGGCCCAAACGTCCGGTGCTGCCCCACAACATGGTTTACGTGCTGATCGGGGTCGGGCTCCTGTGGTTCGGCTGGCTGGGCTTTAACGCTGGATCTGCGCTGACCGCTGGAGAAAGCGCAGGAAGGGCCATCACCGCCACCAATGCTGCTGGTGCTGCTGCCATGCTGAGCTGGATGCTGTGGGAATACCTGCACTCCAAACGGGCCACTGCCCTGGGTGCAGCCACCGGAAGCATTGCCGGACTGGTTGCCGTCACCCCTGCAGCAGGTTTCATCAGTCCACTGGCTGCACTGTTGCTGGGTTTCCTGGCAAGCACCGTGTCTTTCTGGATTCTGGCTTACAAGCACAAGCTGAAATTTGATGACTCCCTGGACGTTTTCGCTGTGCACGGCATGGGTGGAGTGGTTGGCATCCTCTTCACCGGGCTCTTTGCCTTCACCACCGGACAGGGCAAAGCACCCCTGGTGCAATTTGGGATTCAGGCCCTGGGCCTGGTCTTCACCATCGGATTCTGTGCTGCCCTGACGCTCGTCAGCCTGAAAATCACCCAGATTTTCATTCCCTTGCGGGTCAGTGTGCACGACGAGAGCATTGGTGTGGATCTGGCTCTGCATCAGGAATCGGGATACAACAACGATGATTTTGGTTTCTCCACTCCCGAAATCAACAACCTTGCGGCTCCAGTGTTGATTTCATCAGATTGATTTGACGGATTCAGCCAAATGAAAAAGGAGGACTCTTTGGAGTCCTCCTTTTGATGCCAGTCATGCAGTGTTTTTTGCTGAGGGCTGATCGCTGACGGCCGTTAGAAGTCTTTTGCGCCTTTTTCCACCACGTAAGCCTTTTCGATGCGGTCAGGCTGGATGAAAGCAGAGGGACGCATGGGGTCAATCCGCTGAATTTTGTCCAGCACGTTCAGGCCTTCGGACACGCGGCCAAAGACGGCGTGCTTGCCATCGAGCCAGGGGGTGTCCACGAAGGTGATGAACAGCTGGGAACCGTTGGTGTTGGGGCCACGGTTGGCCATGCTCAGGACACCTTTGCCGCGGTGACGCAGGGTGGGATCGAATTCGTCTTCGAAGCTGTAGCCAGGGCCACCACTGCCAGTACCAGTGGGGTCTCCGGTCTGGGCCATGAAGTCTTCAAGCACCCGGTGGAACACGATGCCGTCGTAGTAGTGGTTGCGGATCAGGAACACGAAGTTGTTGACGGTGACAGGGACCTGATCGGCGTACAGGTCGATCACCAGACGGCCCTTGCTGGTTTCAAACACGGCTTTGTACTGCTTGCCGGGTTCAATGCCATCTCCGAGTTCAGGGGCCTGGCGGAATTGGGTTTTGCGTTCGCTGGACAGTTCAGGGGTGAGGGTGAAACCTTCGGGAATGTAAAGTTCGCTCATCCTCAGCATTGTATGACAAGAGGGCCAGAAGAGATTGCGGTTTTGCTTCTTTTATGGTGGAGGACACCAAAAGTGGAGGGGGAGCACAGGCTCCCCCTCCACCTGTTTCTTGCTGCTCAATCGTTCCTGCTGCCTGTGAACAGGTACACGTATTCCAGAAGCTGGGCCAGGGCAATGGCAAAGCCTGCAATGTAGGTGAGGGCAGCAGCAGTCAGGACTTTTCTGGCCCCGCTGTTCTCCTGCAGGCTCAGGAGGCCTTTTTGCTCCAGTTGCCTGAGGGCACGGCCAGAAGCATCAAACTCCACAGGCAGGGTGATCAGGTGGAAGGCCACTGCAGCAGCAAAGAGAATCACCCCAAGCAGGGTCAGGCCGCTCAGTTTGAACATGAAGCCCAGGATCACCAGCAGAGGACCAAAGTTCGATCCAAACATCAGGGCAGGGGCAAGCTGGCTTCTGAGCACCAGTGCAGGGTTGCGGCTGGCATCCTGCTGGGCATGTCCCACCTCGTGCGCAGCGATTGCCGCCGCTGCCAGGCTGGGCTGGGAGAAGTTGTGTTCACTCAGGCGCACCACCTTCTGTCTGGGGTCATAGTGATCGCTCAGAAAGCCAGGAGCCACCTCCACGGGAACATTGTGGAGTCCAGCCTCATCAAGCAGGTGGCGGGCCACCTGTGCCCCGGTGAGGCCACGGGTGTTGCGGTGCTGGCTGTAGGTGCGGTAGGTGCGCATCAGGTAACCCTGGATCAGAAAAGATCCAACGATCAGGAGGATGATCAGCAGGGTGAAGGGTGTGAAAAGCATGGAGACCTCCTTGAAGGTCATGTGGCAGGAAAGAGGCCACATGTACAGGGGGAACACATTCCCCTGTACATCAATATGAGGTCTGACCCTCAGAAGTTGCTTTTTTTGTGGTGTGGAACAGAAAATGAAGGATGTCTAAAGTGTCACCACCCTGGTCACAACCCTGCAGCTTCAGTGGGGTTATGCTGAATCATGATCAATGGACTTGACCACGTACTGGTTCC contains the following coding sequences:
- a CDS encoding peptidylprolyl isomerase, yielding MSELYIPEGFTLTPELSSERKTQFRQAPELGDGIEPGKQYKAVFETSKGRLVIDLYADQVPVTVNNFVFLIRNHYYDGIVFHRVLEDFMAQTGDPTGTGSGGPGYSFEDEFDPTLRHRGKGVLSMANRGPNTNGSQLFITFVDTPWLDGKHAVFGRVSEGLNVLDKIQRIDPMRPSAFIQPDRIEKAYVVEKGAKDF
- a CDS encoding ammonium transporter, which encodes MTRLLPLLVLLSSPALAASGKIDTGDTAWVLASSALVLLMTPGLALFYGGLVSTRSVLNTMMMSFAAIAIVSVLWIFFGYSLAFGEGSWIGNLSHVGLQGLDNQVWGTIPEYVFVLFQTGFAIITPALISGAVVERMRFGAYLLFITLWSILVYIPLVHWLWTPDGWLAKLGVLDFAGGLPIEVACGFSGLVAAMVVGGRMGWPKRPVLPHNMVYVLIGVGLLWFGWLGFNAGSALTAGESAGRAITATNAAGAAAMLSWMLWEYLHSKRATALGAATGSIAGLVAVTPAAGFISPLAALLLGFLASTVSFWILAYKHKLKFDDSLDVFAVHGMGGVVGILFTGLFAFTTGQGKAPLVQFGIQALGLVFTIGFCAALTLVSLKITQIFIPLRVSVHDESIGVDLALHQESGYNNDDFGFSTPEINNLAAPVLISSD
- a CDS encoding cobyric acid synthase; translated protein: MALKTIMLMGCTSDAGKSFLTAALCRYYANQGYRVRPFKAQNMSNFAAVTRDGLEMGRAQYLQAIAARALPDVRMNPVLLKPMADTRSAVIVMGRPDAEISALPWFDRKPRLWGVVQEALHSLQQEAEILVIEGAGSPAEINLKKSDIVNMRVAKEAQADVYLVADIDKGGAFAHLLGTWMCLDEDEKKLVKGFILNKFRGDKTLLREAPMWLEEQTGIPVVAIVDMLPHRLPEEDTLHYRAEPKFGMKNIALLCYPFASNLDEFDPLIHQPGLQVVPLREVRNLEVFDALILPGSRNTAESMRWLNSTGWSAQIQNFAAQQKPILGICGGLQLLGRQILDPAHLESGDMAGLGLLDLETTLDPDKTTLQTTVEHEGQPLSGYEIHHGVTRSLGASPWLPQNLGWQQGQVRGAYLHGLFENRHFVQDFLNILNIQAEVLDWQTETEQELTRIAVQVVKDSGWERVLT
- a CDS encoding zinc metallopeptidase gives rise to the protein MLFTPFTLLIILLIVGSFLIQGYLMRTYRTYSQHRNTRGLTGAQVARHLLDEAGLHNVPVEVAPGFLSDHYDPRQKVVRLSEHNFSQPSLAAAAIAAHEVGHAQQDASRNPALVLRSQLAPALMFGSNFGPLLVILGFMFKLSGLTLLGVILFAAAVAFHLITLPVEFDASGRALRQLEQKGLLSLQENSGARKVLTAAALTYIAGFAIALAQLLEYVYLFTGSRND